Proteins from a genomic interval of Diceros bicornis minor isolate mBicDic1 chromosome 34, mDicBic1.mat.cur, whole genome shotgun sequence:
- the ZNF568 gene encoding zinc finger protein 568 isoform X3 produces the protein MKPAQRNLYRDVMLENYSNLVTVGYQVTKPDVIFKLEQEEEPWVVEEEMFGSHCPEVWEVDEQIKKQQETLVRKVTSISRKTLVKENVIEYKKVTKIFPLSSDIVTSRQSFYECDSLDTGLEHNLDLVSYEKGCVREKNYECNKYGKPFYHCSSHVVTPFKCNQCGQDFSHKFDLIRHERIHAGEKPYECKECGKAFSRKENLITHQKIHTGEKPYKCDECGKAFIQMSNLIRHQRIHTGEKPYACKDCWKAFSQKSNLIEHERIHTGEKPYECKECGKSFSQKQNLIEHEKIHTGEKPYACNECGRAFSRMSSVTLHMRSHTGEKPYKCNKCGKAFSQCSVFIIHMRSHTGEKPYICSECGKAFSQSSSLTVHMRNHTAEKPYECNECGKAFSRKENLITHQKIHTGEKPYECNECGKAFIQMSNLIRHQRIHTGEKPYACTVCGKAFSQKSNLTEHEKIHTGEKPYHCNQCGKAFCQRQNLLEHEKIHTGEKPFKCNECGKAFSRISSLTLHVRSHTGEKPYECNKCGKAFSQCSLLIIHMRSHTGEKPFECNECGKAFSQRASLSIHKRGHTGEKRREY, from the exons ATGAAACCTGCTCAGAGGAACTTGTACcgggatgtgatgctggagaactatAGCAACCTAGTCACAGTGG GCTATCAAGTCACCAAACCAGATGTGATCTTCAAGTTGGAGCAGGAAGAGGAGCCATGGGTGGTAGAGGAAGAAATGTTTGGGAGCCACTGTCCAG AAGTTTGGGAAGTTGATGAACAGATCAAGAAGCAACAGGAAACACTTGTGAGGAAAGTCACATCCATCTCCAGGAAAACTCTGGTTAAGGAAAATGTCATTGAAtacaaaaaagttacaaaaatatttcCTCTGAGTTCAGACATTGTTACTTCAAGACAAAGCTTCTATGAATGTGACTCACTTGATACGGGGTTGGAACATAATTTAGATTTAGTTAGTTATGAGAAGGGCTGtgtaagagagaaaaattatgaatGTAATAAGTATGGGAAACCATTTTACCATTGCTCATCCCATGTTGTAACCCCCTTTAAGTGTAATCAGTGTGGACAAGATTTCAGTCATAAATTTGACCTCATCAGACATGAGAGAATTCatgctggagagaaaccctatgaatgtaaggaatgtggaaaagccttcagcAGGAAGGAAAATCTTATTACACATCAAAAAATTCATACTGGGGAAAAACCATATAAATGTGATGAATGTGGAAAAGCTTTCATTCAGATGTCAAACCTTATTAGAcaccagagaattcatactggggaGAAGCCTTATGCATGTAAGGATTGTTGGAAAGCCTTCAGTCAGAAATCAAATCTCattgaacatgagagaattcatactggagaaaaaccctatgaatgtaaggaatgtggaaaaTCCTTCAGCCAAAAGCAAAATCTTATTGAGCATGAAAAAattcatactggggagaaacctTATGCGTGTAATGAATGTGGTAGAGCTTTTTCACGAATGTCATCTGTTACTCTTCACATGAGAagtcacacaggagagaaaccctataaatgtaataaatgtgGAAAAGCGTTCTCTCAGTGCTCAGTGTTTATTATACACATGAGAAGTCATACAGGTGAGAAACCCTATATatgtagtgaatgtgggaaagccttctctCAAAGTTCATCCCTTACTGTACATATGAGAAATCATACAgctgagaaaccctatgaatgtaatgaatgtggaaaagccttcagcCGGAAAGAAAATCTCATTACACATCAgaaaattcatactggagagaaaccttatgaatgtaatgaatgtgggaaagcttttattcagATGTCAAACCTCATTCGAcaccagagaattcatactggtgagaaaccctatgCATGTACAgtatgtgggaaagcctttagtcAGAAATCGAATCTCACTGAACATGAgaaaattcatactggagagaaaccttatcaTTGTAATCAATGTGGAAAAGCTTTCTGTCAGAGACAAAATCTCCTTGAGCATGAaaaaattcatactggagagaaaccatttaaatgtaatgaatgtggtaaAGCCTTCTCTCGAATCTCATCCCTTACTCTTCATGTGAGAAGtcatacaggggagaaaccatatgaatgtaataaatgtggaaaagccttctcTCAATGCTCGTTACTTATTATACATATGAGAagtcatactggtgagaaaccctttgaatgtaatgaatgtgggaaagccttctctCAAAGAGCATCCCTTTCTATACATAAGAGAGGTCATACAGGTGAGAAACGCCGAGAGTACTAA
- the ZNF568 gene encoding zinc finger protein 568 isoform X1, whose translation MEHLTQMMERRAWCSQDSALFEEEEDMTKSLETVTFKDVAVDLTQEEWQQMKPAQRNLYRDVMLENYSNLVTVGYQVTKPDVIFKLEQEEEPWVVEEEMFGSHCPEVWEVDEQIKKQQETLVRKVTSISRKTLVKENVIEYKKVTKIFPLSSDIVTSRQSFYECDSLDTGLEHNLDLVSYEKGCVREKNYECNKYGKPFYHCSSHVVTPFKCNQCGQDFSHKFDLIRHERIHAGEKPYECKECGKAFSRKENLITHQKIHTGEKPYKCDECGKAFIQMSNLIRHQRIHTGEKPYACKDCWKAFSQKSNLIEHERIHTGEKPYECKECGKSFSQKQNLIEHEKIHTGEKPYACNECGRAFSRMSSVTLHMRSHTGEKPYKCNKCGKAFSQCSVFIIHMRSHTGEKPYICSECGKAFSQSSSLTVHMRNHTAEKPYECNECGKAFSRKENLITHQKIHTGEKPYECNECGKAFIQMSNLIRHQRIHTGEKPYACTVCGKAFSQKSNLTEHEKIHTGEKPYHCNQCGKAFCQRQNLLEHEKIHTGEKPFKCNECGKAFSRISSLTLHVRSHTGEKPYECNKCGKAFSQCSLLIIHMRSHTGEKPFECNECGKAFSQRASLSIHKRGHTGEKRREY comes from the exons CTTGGTGTTCTCAGGACTCTGCGCTttttgaggaagaggaggataTGACCAAGTCTCTT GAAACAGTGACATTTAAGGATGTGGCTGTGGACCTCACCCAGGAGGAATGGCAGCAAATGAAACCTGCTCAGAGGAACTTGTACcgggatgtgatgctggagaactatAGCAACCTAGTCACAGTGG GCTATCAAGTCACCAAACCAGATGTGATCTTCAAGTTGGAGCAGGAAGAGGAGCCATGGGTGGTAGAGGAAGAAATGTTTGGGAGCCACTGTCCAG AAGTTTGGGAAGTTGATGAACAGATCAAGAAGCAACAGGAAACACTTGTGAGGAAAGTCACATCCATCTCCAGGAAAACTCTGGTTAAGGAAAATGTCATTGAAtacaaaaaagttacaaaaatatttcCTCTGAGTTCAGACATTGTTACTTCAAGACAAAGCTTCTATGAATGTGACTCACTTGATACGGGGTTGGAACATAATTTAGATTTAGTTAGTTATGAGAAGGGCTGtgtaagagagaaaaattatgaatGTAATAAGTATGGGAAACCATTTTACCATTGCTCATCCCATGTTGTAACCCCCTTTAAGTGTAATCAGTGTGGACAAGATTTCAGTCATAAATTTGACCTCATCAGACATGAGAGAATTCatgctggagagaaaccctatgaatgtaaggaatgtggaaaagccttcagcAGGAAGGAAAATCTTATTACACATCAAAAAATTCATACTGGGGAAAAACCATATAAATGTGATGAATGTGGAAAAGCTTTCATTCAGATGTCAAACCTTATTAGAcaccagagaattcatactggggaGAAGCCTTATGCATGTAAGGATTGTTGGAAAGCCTTCAGTCAGAAATCAAATCTCattgaacatgagagaattcatactggagaaaaaccctatgaatgtaaggaatgtggaaaaTCCTTCAGCCAAAAGCAAAATCTTATTGAGCATGAAAAAattcatactggggagaaacctTATGCGTGTAATGAATGTGGTAGAGCTTTTTCACGAATGTCATCTGTTACTCTTCACATGAGAagtcacacaggagagaaaccctataaatgtaataaatgtgGAAAAGCGTTCTCTCAGTGCTCAGTGTTTATTATACACATGAGAAGTCATACAGGTGAGAAACCCTATATatgtagtgaatgtgggaaagccttctctCAAAGTTCATCCCTTACTGTACATATGAGAAATCATACAgctgagaaaccctatgaatgtaatgaatgtggaaaagccttcagcCGGAAAGAAAATCTCATTACACATCAgaaaattcatactggagagaaaccttatgaatgtaatgaatgtgggaaagcttttattcagATGTCAAACCTCATTCGAcaccagagaattcatactggtgagaaaccctatgCATGTACAgtatgtgggaaagcctttagtcAGAAATCGAATCTCACTGAACATGAgaaaattcatactggagagaaaccttatcaTTGTAATCAATGTGGAAAAGCTTTCTGTCAGAGACAAAATCTCCTTGAGCATGAaaaaattcatactggagagaaaccatttaaatgtaatgaatgtggtaaAGCCTTCTCTCGAATCTCATCCCTTACTCTTCATGTGAGAAGtcatacaggggagaaaccatatgaatgtaataaatgtggaaaagccttctcTCAATGCTCGTTACTTATTATACATATGAGAagtcatactggtgagaaaccctttgaatgtaatgaatgtgggaaagccttctctCAAAGAGCATCCCTTTCTATACATAAGAGAGGTCATACAGGTGAGAAACGCCGAGAGTACTAA
- the ZNF568 gene encoding zinc finger protein 568 isoform X2 gives MEHLTQMMERRAWCSQDSALFEEEEDMTKSLETVTFKDVAVDLTQEEWQQMKPAQRNLYRDVMLENYSNLVTVGYQVTKPDVIFKLEQEEEPWVVEEEMFGSHCPVWEVDEQIKKQQETLVRKVTSISRKTLVKENVIEYKKVTKIFPLSSDIVTSRQSFYECDSLDTGLEHNLDLVSYEKGCVREKNYECNKYGKPFYHCSSHVVTPFKCNQCGQDFSHKFDLIRHERIHAGEKPYECKECGKAFSRKENLITHQKIHTGEKPYKCDECGKAFIQMSNLIRHQRIHTGEKPYACKDCWKAFSQKSNLIEHERIHTGEKPYECKECGKSFSQKQNLIEHEKIHTGEKPYACNECGRAFSRMSSVTLHMRSHTGEKPYKCNKCGKAFSQCSVFIIHMRSHTGEKPYICSECGKAFSQSSSLTVHMRNHTAEKPYECNECGKAFSRKENLITHQKIHTGEKPYECNECGKAFIQMSNLIRHQRIHTGEKPYACTVCGKAFSQKSNLTEHEKIHTGEKPYHCNQCGKAFCQRQNLLEHEKIHTGEKPFKCNECGKAFSRISSLTLHVRSHTGEKPYECNKCGKAFSQCSLLIIHMRSHTGEKPFECNECGKAFSQRASLSIHKRGHTGEKRREY, from the exons CTTGGTGTTCTCAGGACTCTGCGCTttttgaggaagaggaggataTGACCAAGTCTCTT GAAACAGTGACATTTAAGGATGTGGCTGTGGACCTCACCCAGGAGGAATGGCAGCAAATGAAACCTGCTCAGAGGAACTTGTACcgggatgtgatgctggagaactatAGCAACCTAGTCACAGTGG GCTATCAAGTCACCAAACCAGATGTGATCTTCAAGTTGGAGCAGGAAGAGGAGCCATGGGTGGTAGAGGAAGAAATGTTTGGGAGCCACTGTCCAG TTTGGGAAGTTGATGAACAGATCAAGAAGCAACAGGAAACACTTGTGAGGAAAGTCACATCCATCTCCAGGAAAACTCTGGTTAAGGAAAATGTCATTGAAtacaaaaaagttacaaaaatatttcCTCTGAGTTCAGACATTGTTACTTCAAGACAAAGCTTCTATGAATGTGACTCACTTGATACGGGGTTGGAACATAATTTAGATTTAGTTAGTTATGAGAAGGGCTGtgtaagagagaaaaattatgaatGTAATAAGTATGGGAAACCATTTTACCATTGCTCATCCCATGTTGTAACCCCCTTTAAGTGTAATCAGTGTGGACAAGATTTCAGTCATAAATTTGACCTCATCAGACATGAGAGAATTCatgctggagagaaaccctatgaatgtaaggaatgtggaaaagccttcagcAGGAAGGAAAATCTTATTACACATCAAAAAATTCATACTGGGGAAAAACCATATAAATGTGATGAATGTGGAAAAGCTTTCATTCAGATGTCAAACCTTATTAGAcaccagagaattcatactggggaGAAGCCTTATGCATGTAAGGATTGTTGGAAAGCCTTCAGTCAGAAATCAAATCTCattgaacatgagagaattcatactggagaaaaaccctatgaatgtaaggaatgtggaaaaTCCTTCAGCCAAAAGCAAAATCTTATTGAGCATGAAAAAattcatactggggagaaacctTATGCGTGTAATGAATGTGGTAGAGCTTTTTCACGAATGTCATCTGTTACTCTTCACATGAGAagtcacacaggagagaaaccctataaatgtaataaatgtgGAAAAGCGTTCTCTCAGTGCTCAGTGTTTATTATACACATGAGAAGTCATACAGGTGAGAAACCCTATATatgtagtgaatgtgggaaagccttctctCAAAGTTCATCCCTTACTGTACATATGAGAAATCATACAgctgagaaaccctatgaatgtaatgaatgtggaaaagccttcagcCGGAAAGAAAATCTCATTACACATCAgaaaattcatactggagagaaaccttatgaatgtaatgaatgtgggaaagcttttattcagATGTCAAACCTCATTCGAcaccagagaattcatactggtgagaaaccctatgCATGTACAgtatgtgggaaagcctttagtcAGAAATCGAATCTCACTGAACATGAgaaaattcatactggagagaaaccttatcaTTGTAATCAATGTGGAAAAGCTTTCTGTCAGAGACAAAATCTCCTTGAGCATGAaaaaattcatactggagagaaaccatttaaatgtaatgaatgtggtaaAGCCTTCTCTCGAATCTCATCCCTTACTCTTCATGTGAGAAGtcatacaggggagaaaccatatgaatgtaataaatgtggaaaagccttctcTCAATGCTCGTTACTTATTATACATATGAGAagtcatactggtgagaaaccctttgaatgtaatgaatgtgggaaagccttctctCAAAGAGCATCCCTTTCTATACATAAGAGAGGTCATACAGGTGAGAAACGCCGAGAGTACTAA